The following coding sequences are from one Gadus macrocephalus chromosome 3, ASM3116895v1 window:
- the LOC132454451 gene encoding cytochrome P450 3A30-like, translated as MGYLPYLSTETWTLLVAVITLIVVYAYWPYGVFKRIGVPGPKPIPFLGTMLAYKRGFNTFDMECFNKYGKIWGIYDGRQPVLCTTDVSLIKTVLIKECYSLFTNRRNLRVNGPLYDSVFNAEDDHWRRIRTVLSPTFTSGRLKEMFILMKQHSENLVRSITKRVDNNEDVLELKEFFGSYSMDVVTSTSLSVDIDSLNNPSDPFVTNIKKMLKFDLFKPIFLLVAFFPFLGPIIEKMEFSFFPSYVTDFFYASLQKIKANREASQNKSGRVDFLQYMMDSQKKDEESNGNEAMKGLTDHEVLSQAMIFIFAGYETSSSSLVFLAYNLALNPEVMTKLQQEIDSTFPNKGAVDYQALNQMEYLDSVINESLRLYPLALRLERVAKATVEINGLVIPKGTVVMVPLWVMHRDPDLWPNPEEFKPERFSKENKDTIDPYTYMPFGAGPRNCIGMRFALVMMKLAIVEILQKFSFAVCDQTEIPLEMDVMGLLAPKRPLRLQLVPRSDH; from the exons ATGGGCTATCTACCTTATCTCTCTACGGAGACGTGGACCCTGTTGGTAGCCGTAATCACACTGATCGTTGT GTATGCCTACTGGCCTTATGGCGTCTTTAAAAGGATTGGTGTCCCTGGTCCCAAACCAATTCCATTCCTCGGAACCATGCTAGCATACAAAAGA GGCTTTAACACATTTGACATGGAGTGCTTCAATAAGTATGGAAAGATATGGGG CATCTACGACGGTAGACAGCCGGTGCTGTGCACCACAGATGTCTCCCTCATTAAGACGGTTCTCATCAAGGAGTGCTACTCTCTGTTTACTAACCGCAGG AACCTCCGTGTGAACGGGCCTCTCTACGACTCGGTGTTTAACGCAGAGGACGACCATTGGAGGAGGATCCGGACTGTCCTCTCTCCCACCTTCACCTCTGGGAGACTGAAGGAG ATGTTCATCCTCATGAAGCAACACTCGGAAAACCTCGTCAGGAGCATTACAAAAAGGGTGGACAACAATGAAGATGTGCTAGAGCTGAAGGA atTCTTTGGATCCTACAGTATGGATGTAGTGACCAGCACATCCTTAAGCGTGGACATAGACTCACTCAACAACCCTTCAGACCCCTTTGTCACCAACATCAAAAAGATGCTGAAGTTTGACCTTTTCAAACCAATCTTCCTTCTTGTTG CTTTCTTCCCCTTCTTGGGGCCCATCATTGAGAAGATGGAATTCTCCTTCTTCCCATCATATGTCACTGACTTCTTCTATGCCTCACTGCAGAAGATCAAAGCCAACCGCGAGGCTAGCCAAAACAAG AGTGGTCGAGTGGATTTCCTCCAGTACATGATGGACTCACAGAAGAAAGACGAAGAATCCAATGGAAATGAGGCCATGAAAG GTCTGACAGACCATGAGGTGCTCTCCCAGGCCATGATATTTATCTTTGCTGGCTATGAGACCTCTAGCAGTTCCCTGGTTTTCTTGGCGTACAACCTTGCCTTGAACCCGGAGGTTATGACCAAGCTGCAGCAAGAGATAGACTCCACCTTCCCCAACAAG ggtgCTGTGGACTACCAGGCTCTAAACCAAATGGAATACCTTGACAGCGTTATCAACGAGTCTCTCAGACTTTACCCCCTTGCCTTGCGTCTCGAGCGTGTCGCCAAGGCAACCGTAGAGATCAACGGTTTGGTCATTCCTAAAGGAACTGTTGTCATGGTACCCTTGTGGGTCATGCACCGGGACCCTGACTTGTGGCCGAATCCAGAGGAGTTCAAACCAGAAAG GTTCAGCAAGGAGAACAAGGATACGATTGACCCGTACACATACATGCCCTTCGGGGCCGGCCCCAGGAACTGTATCGGCATGCGTTTTGCTCTGGTGATGATGAAACTCGCCATTGTGGAGATCCTGCAGAAGTTCAGCTTCGCTGTGTGCGACCAAACAGAG ATCCCCCTTGAAATGGACGTCATGGGCCTGCTGGCGCCCAAACGGCCGCTTCGATTGCAGCTCGTGCCCCGTTCTGACCACTGA
- the gpank1 gene encoding G patch domain and ankyrin repeat-containing protein 1, with product MAALGFTPAREQDVWIEDTEKTSLLPNAISGAEARSFYESLVKDTEGGGVRQSTLKTKHRRSSGRRHVDRTVENNSSRGEHSNARTRRRSPHGRPERPQSGNRAQPSRQTAPTELHGLKLLRCAQEGDVSGLNDLLSRGVDINFQDSFFWTAMMCASSAGQRAAVRLLLGRGAAWVGVVDTRGRDARELAHEAGHQGVVEELDGFETNTPQVTQPVTQADRRYPVRQWCEMCGSHFSGHASSHLSSTLHQFSLHHQPPTPQYCLPASSASYKMMVRYGWDPRTGLGPDGGGPKQPVSTVLKRDHKGLGFGPMKKARVTHFPAKDPQAVKLPKAVEREGGGDKGKRKEEGLRRQEIDRTWERDFRSSFNSCD from the exons ATGGCTGCTTTGGGCTTTACTCCTGCAAGAGAGCAGGACGTTTGGATAGAGGACACTGAGAAAACATCCCTTCTTCCAAACGCGATAAGTGGGGCTGAGGCCAGGTCGTTTTACGAAAGTCTGGTTAAGGATACTGAAGGTGGCGGAGTAAGGCAGAGCACACTAAAAACTAAACATCGGAGAAGCAGTGGTAGACGTCATGTAGACCGAACAGTAGAAAATAATAGCAGTCGAGGTGAACACAGCAACGCCAGGACACGAAGACGGAGTCCACATGGACGACCAGAAAGACCCCAAAGTGGCAATAGAGCACAGCCCTCCAGGCAGACGGCCCCCACTGAGCTCCACGGCCTCAAACTGCTGCGGTGTGCCCAAGAGGGTGACGTGTCTGGCCTCAACGACTTGCTTTCACGTGGAGTGGACATAAACTTTCAG GATTCTTTCTTCTGGACCGCCATGATGTGTGCGAGCTCGGCCGGCCAGCGGGCAGCTGTGAGGCTTCTGCTGGGCCGGGGAGCAGCATGGGTCGGGGTGGTCGACACACGCGGCAGAGATGCCAGAGAACTGGCACACGAAG CGGGTCACCAAGGGGTTGTGGAGGAGCTGGACGGCTTTGAAACAAACACACCGCAAGTCACACAGCCAGTCACACAAGCTGACAGGAG ATACCCAGTGCGCCAGTGGTGTGAGATGTGTGGGAGCCACTTCAGCGGCCACGCCtcttcccatctctcctccaccctgcaccAGTTCAGCCTGCACCatcagccccccaccccccagtacTGCCTCCCCGCCTCCAGCGCCAGCTATAAGATGATGGTCCGCTACGGCTGGGACCCTCGGACGGGGCTGGGCCCGGATGGGGGCGGGCCCAAGCAGCCTGTGTCTACTGTGCTCAAGAGAGACCACAAGGGCCTGGGCTTTGGACCCATGAAAAAAGCCCGGGTCACTCACTTCCCCGCAAAGGACCCCCAGGCGGTCAAACTTCCCAAGGCcgtagagagggagggcggaggagacaaggggaagaggaaagaggagggctTGAGGAGGCAGGAGATTGATAGGACCTGGGAGAGAGATTTCCGCTCCTCATTCAATTCTTGTGACTAA
- the LOC132454448 gene encoding zinc finger protein 14-like — MQSIMAEVTIELDEENETNTPLTETLEPKVILSAPPVSFLPLAGKPAISWERWLQSFELYLDSLGKANLLDSAKCVLLQHCLGKEGRVVYAQLLPGKTTYKSARAALTTYFSQHRDIQLLEKGTLPMANAELMGKQINHSSAPSLLLCVQNVSLEEEKAPHRVETMPGQRRSDRLKKRKRPAIPTPSLSSGAVDNMYYYSSDGKYYDEQDKVKCEGDFAGDDDFTVDSAHVDSDSTIDSDDTDDVDSHESRYIDIAGKVTYSCSSTKGDSRKDKLFCCQLCAKVFGRNYHLHRHMRAKHGRSAYVCCICKESVESSKALKTHREAHAALRFACPDCDAKFSFEYMLLSHIQSHRIQLNKEDNCSEGKHSSKKVGDENSWAVGSWSAGQATLDEDGPKKSEELMESNGGQAKQAETKTKLHSCPLCPDRGFRGASKLTRHMRSHTKDKPFCCPVCGKLFSQDYHLRRHLKVQHSVAEFICSKCWKWFSSVEELEKHGSAHSSSEYPCPRCDRMFYSKESLNRHSEAHSHDQQAHLDYAKWRQVFAVSIEIHGMQKKKKMYECPYCLKGLALQKTQRKHLTMHEKEMNGTCPRCEETFSSLEELRTHMESHTRYPCATCGKQFKLENALKKHEQVHRDECRYCALCDKYFVKTSHFKKHMRFHVKRESKCPHCDGVFLRLASFKIHLRSHVDERPYQCPCCVECYSVKSDFEKHRLKHKKFKGANPYSCTRCDYAFATLSELKVHMEQHNEDPALNCPHCGKLYLNKAKLERHVSIHTGERRHLCSICGHGFVGAVLLKSHMAVHSSEKAHKCTLCSKSFKTQSGLRSHSARHLAAPPRFPCSECGRSYGRMVELKMHQRYHTGDKAHKCTCCSKRFITHYKLKVHMRTHTGERPYACSECGQTFTQMGDKNRHVNKCH; from the coding sequence ATGCAAAGCATCATGGCTGAAGTAACAATAGAATTGGATGAAGAGAATGAAACAAATACACCATTGACGGAGACACTAGAGCCGAAAGTGATATTATCGGCTCCACCTGTATCTTTTCTACCCCTGGCCGGTAAGCCGGCTATATCGTGGGAGAGATGGCTACAGTCTTTTGAACTGTACCTCGACAGTCTTGGCAAAGCTAACTTATTGGATTCCGCTAAGTGTGTGCTCTTGCAGCACTGTCtaggaaaggaaggaagagtTGTGTATGCTCAACTTTTACCAGGTAAAACCACATACAAATCTGCCAGAGCTGCTCTCACTACTTATTTCAGCCAACACAGAGACATTCAATTACTGGAAAAGGGTACTTTGCCCATGGCTAACGCAGAGTTGATGGGCAAGCAGATAAATCATAGTTCCGCTCCTTCACTGCTTCTATGCGTTCAGAATGTGTCTTTGGAGGAAGAGAAGGCTCCCCATAGGGTTGAAACGATGCCTGGACAAAGAAGAAGTGATAgactgaaaaaaagaaaacgtccCGCCATTCCAACCCCGTCACTTTCGTCTGGAGCTgttgataatatgtattactATTCCAGTGATGGGAAGTATTATGATGAGCAGGATAAAGTCAAGTGTGAAGGCGACTTTGCTGGTGATGATGACTTTACAGTTGACTCTGCACATGTTGATTCTGACTCTACAATTGATAGCGATGACACGGATGATGTAGACAGCCATGAATCTAGGTATATCGACATTGCCGGGAAGGTTACCTATAGCTGTTCCTCGACCAAGGGAGATTCCCGGAAGGACAAACTGTTCTGCTGTCAGCTCTGTGCAAAGGTATTTGGACGGAACTACCACCTGCATAGACACATGAGAGCTAAGCACGGCCGTTCTGCATACGTCTGCTGTATATGTAAAGAAAGTGTAGAGAGTAGCAAGGCACTGAAAACACACAGGGAAGCCCATGCTGCACTGAGATTTGCATGCCCCGATTGTGATGCAAAGTTCTCCTTTGAGTATATGCTGCTGAGTCACATTCAGTCTCACCGAATCCAACTGAACAAAGAAGATAATTGTAGCGAAGGCAAACATAGTTCGAAAAAGGTTGGAGATGAGAATAGCTGGGCGGTTGGCTCTTGGTCTGCTGGGCAGGCAACTTTGGACGAGGATGGACCCAAAAAGTCTGAAGAGCTAATGGAAAGTAACGGTGGGCAGGCAAAGCAAGCGGAGACAAAGACGAAGCTCCATTCCTGTCCCCTCTGTCCCGACCGGGGCTTCAGAGGGGCCTCAAAGCTGACCCGCCACATGAGGAGCCACACAAAGGACAAGCCGTTCTGCTGCCCAGTCTGCGGAAAGTTGTTCAGCCAGGACTACCACCTGAGAAGACACCTGAAGGTCCAGCATAGCGTAGCCGAGTTCATCTGCTCTAAATGCTGGAAATGGTTCAGTAGCGTGGAAGAGCTTGAAAAGCATGGCAGTGCCCACAGCTCCAGTGAATACCCGTGCCCTCGTTGTGATAGAATGTTCTACAGTAAAGAATCTCTTAATCGCCACTCCGAGGCCCATTCACATGACCAACAGGCCCACCTGGACTACGCCAAATGGAGGCAAGTCTTTGCTGTGTCCATTGAGATCCATGGCatgcaaaagaaaaagaaaatgtatgaGTGTCCGTACTGCCTCAAGGGTCTCGCCCTTCAGAAAACTCAGCGTAAACATTTAACCATGCATGAAAAGGAAATGAATGGAACTTGTCCCAGGTGTGAGGAGACGTTTAGTTCGCTGGAAGAGCTCCGGACACACATGGAGAGCCATACCAGGTATCCCTGTGCCACCTGTGGAAAGcagtttaaacttgaaaatgCGTTGAAGAAGCATGAACAAGTCCACAGAGACGAGTGTCGTTACTGCGCGCTGTGCGACAAGTACTTTGTTAAAACATCTCATTTCAAGAAACACATGAGGTTCCATGTCAAACGGGAGTCCAAGTGCCCACACTGCGACGGCGTCTTCCTACGGTTGGCGTCTTTTAAAATCCACCTACGGAGTCACGTGGACGAAAGACCCTACCAGTGTCCCTGTTGCGTCGAGTGCTACAGCGTCAAGTCCGACTTCGAGAAGCACCGCTTGAAGCACAAGAAATTCAAAGGTGCCAACCCGTACTCGTGCACCCGGTGCGACTACGCCTTCGCCACCCTGAGTGAGCTGAAGGTGCACATGGAGCAGCACAATGAGGACCCGGCCTTGAACTGCCCCCACTGCGGTAAGCTGTACCTGAACAAGGCCAAGCTGGAGAGGCACGTCAGCATCCACACGGGGGAGCGAAGACACCTTTGCTCCATCTGCGGCCACGGCTTCGTGGGGGCGGTGCTGTTGAAGAGCCATATGGCGGTTCACAGCAGCGAGAAGGCCCACAAGTGTACCCTGTGCAGCAAGAGTTTCAAGACGCAGAGCGGACTGCGTAGCCACAGTGCACGCCACTTGGCAGCGCCGCCCCGGTTCCCGTGCTCTGAGTGCGGGAGGTCTTACGGTCGCATGGTGGAGTTGAAGATGCACCAGCGCTACCACACGGGGGACAAGGCCCACAAGTGCACCTGTTGTTCAAAACGTTTCATTACACATTACAAGCTCAAAGTGCACATGAGAACTCATACGGGGGAGAGGCCGTACGCCTGTTCCGAATGTGGACAGACCTTTACGCAGATGGGTGACAAAAATAGGCACGTGAATAAATGCCACTAG